From Enterococcus mediterraneensis:
CAAATGATCAAATGTTGGGGGTGGACTAAATGCGGCGAACGATCACAGCGACAGTACAAAATAATTCCGGTGTCCTTAACCGTTTTACCGGTGTTTTAAGCCGGCGGCAAGTAAATATCGAGAGTATCTCGGTAGGTTCTACTGAACAACCAAATATTTCCCGCATTACCATCGTGATTCACGTAAAGTCACCTGCAGAAGTAGAACAAGTGACCAAACAGCTAAACAAACAAATTGATGTCGTGAAAGTCACAGACATCACCGATGAACCACATTTAGAAAGAGAATTAGCGTTAGTTAAAGTGAATGCACCAGCGGCGATCCGCTCGGAACTTTTATCGGTTATTGATCCGTTTCGGGCCAATATCATTGATGTTGGCACAAAGTCAGTGGTGATACAAGTAACAGGAACCAGCGAAAAGATCGATGCGTTTGTGGATATCATCTCTTCCTACGGTGTGAAAGAATTGGCACGTACAGGAGTCACCAGTTTTATCAGAGGAAACTAAATTGCTCTTA
This genomic window contains:
- the ilvN gene encoding acetolactate synthase small subunit, which codes for MRRTITATVQNNSGVLNRFTGVLSRRQVNIESISVGSTEQPNISRITIVIHVKSPAEVEQVTKQLNKQIDVVKVTDITDEPHLERELALVKVNAPAAIRSELLSVIDPFRANIIDVGTKSVVIQVTGTSEKIDAFVDIISSYGVKELARTGVTSFIRGN